Below is a window of Lacrimispora xylanolytica DNA.
CTGGAAAAGTGTTCTTCACACCTTTGAATATGCATTTTTAAAGCTGCTGTTTGTCCTCCCCCTTTCCCTGGTGACAGCAGTACTCTTACAGAGAAAGCGGTTTGGCAGCCAGCTTTTTCAGGGAATCTATTTTCTTCCCACCGTTATAAGCTCAGCGGTATACAGCCTGATCTGGTATTTTATCTTTGCAACCTACAATGGAGTGCTTAACAGCTTTCTTCAGGGAGCAGGACTCATACAGGCGCCCATCGACTGGCTGGGAAGCAGCAAAACTGCCATGATAGCAGTCGTCATTGTTGCCGTTTGGGGAGCCTTTGGAAATTATATGATACTTCTTATTTCCGGGCTTACAGGCATTCCTTCTGATGTGTATGAAAGCGCCCAAATCGATGGAGCTACCGGAGTTCAGACCTTCTTTAAAATCACCCTTCCCATGCTTGGTCCCGTACTTAAGGTGGTCATTATGCTTGCCATAACAACCGCCTTTAAGGATTATGAATCCATCCTGGTACTGACTGCCGGAGGGCCAAATAACCGTACCCACGTTATGTTTTCCTATATTTTTCAAATGGTATTTGGTACCTCCCGCGCGGCAGCCCAGCTTCAGATTGGATATGGCTCTGTACTCAGCATTATATCCGCTCTGATCGTGGGTATTGTGACGATACTATATCTAAGGTTCAGTAAAAAAATGGATGATATATCCTAGAAGGGAGAGAAACAATGGCAAAAGAACGAACGGGTCATTCCGTAGAATCGAAAAAAACAAAGGCAGTCAATGGAGTCATTTTTCTTCTCCTTCTCCTGTTAGCAGCGCTGACTGTTTATCCGGTGGTCTACATAGGCTTTGGCTCCTTTAAATTAAACAGTGAGCTGGTAAGCGGAGGTCTTAGGCTTCTTCCTGAAAAATTCATCCTGGATAACTACACTCAGGCCTGGGAGATGGCCAATTTCTCCAGATACACGGTCAACAGCCTTTTCATCAGCTTTGGAGTTATGGCAGTTTCTCTAATTGTCAGCAGCATGGCCGGGTATGTATTTTCCAGAAAACAATTCCGGTTAAAAAGCCTGATTTACAATGCCATGGTCATGTTTATGTTTATCAATGTAGGCAGTGCGGCTCTCCGTCCCCTGTTTGAGCTGGCGGTGAAGCTTCATATGAACAAATCTCTGATTTCCATAATTCTGATTTCAGCAGGAAGCGGTCAGGCCACCTATGTATTTCTCGTTCACGGCTTTATGAACAGCGTGCCAAAAGAGCTTGATGAGGCAGCTAAAATGGATGGCTGCAGTTTCTTTGGGATATACACCAGAGTCATACTGCCTGTTTTAAAACCGGCTCTTGCAAGTGTGGCACTTTTGTCCTTCCGCGGCGGCTGGAATGAGTATATCCTGCCTCTTATTTTCACCATGACCAACGAAAAGCTTCGTCCTCTGACTGTGGGTGTCGTGGCTCTTCAAAATGCAGGAGACGGTGCGGCAGCGTGGAACATCCTGTTTGCAGGCTCCTCCATAGCCATTGTACCAATCGTGCTGGTTTATATCTTTGCAAGCAGACAGTTTATGGGAGGAATCACGGCGGGAGCTGTCAAAGGATAATAAATGGAAGGAAGAGAGGGACTTTATAGATGGAATTAACATTAAATGAATACGGCTATATCACCAATTATCTTGTAAGTGGAAGAAAGGAAACTCCTTATTCCAGCCCGGTTACCGGAAAGGATCAGCTAGCCTGTGAAAAGATTATGCGCAAAGAGGCTGTGGATCACAGTCCCATCATGCCGGAAGGAGAAATCCGATTAGGAGTACAAAGCTCCCTTTCCATGCCCTGGGAATATTATTACACCTACGGAAACTGGTTTGTAGATAAATCATTATTTTACCCCCTGCTTAAAAAGATCGAGCTTCACGGAGCCGTCATACTCCATGTGGAAGAGGAGCTTGAGTCAGAGGCATGGCTGTGGAGCTATGGAGCAGTTGACGTATGGGTAAATGGAGAGCACAGCGGAGGAATTGAGACCCCGGTTTATAAGCCGATCAACAGAGCGGTTTTAAAGTTTCATTTAAAGAAGGGGGATAACCTGGTGTTTGTAAGGCTCCAAAATCTTGGGGTCAGGGATACCAGAACCTTGTTTGCCATTCAGATTCCGGGAGAAGAGCGCAGACAAATTAAAGTAAAGCTTCCTGGCATGGACACAGCAGAGGAAGCGGTCGCTGCCGGCCAATGGCTGTCAGGAATCCGTGTAACCAAAGGAGTCTTAAAGTTTCCTAAAAAGGCACCAGAGAACACCATCATTGTTTATGATAAAAGGCCGGTGGACTTTTCCCTCTATGGCAGCAGATATGTGAAAAAGAATATCTCGGGGCAGGAGGAAGAGATTCTGGACGCCCATAACCTCTATTTCACTGTGAAAGTAAGTATCTGCGGACAGACTCTGTCAAGGCGCTTTGAGCGCCAGGAGCTTTTGGGACCAGTGTGGAGCAATGAAACGGACCCGGAGAGAAATAAAGAGAGAGTTTATGAGAGAATCGCTTCCGTTTTACAGATTCCAAGAGGAGATGGGGATAACTTTTCCATGTATCCGGTCCTTGCCCGCCGCTATACAGGGGCAATTCATGAAATTGATGAAAAGGAGATTTATAAATCCTTAGATCAGATGGAAAGCAGAAGAGACTGTTCAGATTTTCTCTCCTGTGCCATGGTTCGTTTCATGAAGCTTTACCCAATGGATGAGGCTCTGTCTGCCCGCTGCAAAGAGGTGATGTTAAATTACCGCTATTGGATGGATGAAACAGGCAATGACGGGATGTGCTTCTGGAGTGAAAATCATTCCCTCATGTTCTTTGTCAGCGCTTATATTGCAGGAGAATGTTATCCGGAGGATGTGTTTTCCCGCTCCGGTAAGACAGGAAGGGAAATGAAGGAAAAGGCAAGAACCAGAATCCATGACTGGCTAAAGGAAACTCTTTCTGAAGGGTTTGATGAATTCCACAGCGGCGGATATACGCCCATTACCTTTGCTGCACTTTTAAATGTAGTGGATTTTGGGGATGAAGAGCTCTCAGGGCTGGCAGTAAAAACAACAGACCGTCTCCTTCATGACCTGTCTCTCCAGACCTTTCAAGGGGTTTCCATTGCACCCATGGGACGTGTATACAGAGAAGCACTTTACCCCTATGCCCAGGATATCCAAAGCCTGGTGAATTTAATTGACCCCGAGGCGCCTGACTGGTTCAGCGAATGGATTATATTTCTTGCCACAAGCAAATACAAGATCAAAGAAGAGCTTAAGGCTCTCATGAAGGAACCTCTTTCTCTTACCTATGATGAAAGCAATGCCAGCATATGCATCGAGAAAAATGACCATTACATGATGACTTCCGTCCAGTCCCCAAGGGAAGGAATGAAAAGAAAATGGGAAAATATTTATGGAAGGGATGGCGTAGATGCAGGAAGCTTTGCATATGTAAAATCCTTAAATGAATGCTTCCATGGAACCACGGAGTTTCAGCCTGGAGTCTTTGGCTACCAGCAGCATATGTGGTATGCTGCCCTCAATCCCGCCGCTGTCATATTCGTAAATCATCCTGGTGGAAGCTGCGAGGCAAGCTCTGTAAGGCCGGGATATTGGTTTGGCAATGGAATCATGCCTGCCATCCGTCAGGTGAAGAATGTTCTGTGTTCTATTTACCGCATACCAGAAAGTCACCCTATTCCTTTTACTCATCTATACTGGCCTAAGAGCCGGTTCATTAGGCAGATGATGAAGGAAGGCTGGCTGGCAGGAGAAGCCGGAACCGGGTATGTTGGCATCTGGTGCAGCCATGAATTAAAGCCATACCAGGATGAGCTTACGGACTGTGAATACAGAGCAGACAGCAGGGATACGGCCTATATTTGTATTTGCGAAAGTCAAGAGAAATATGGCAGTCTGGAAGCGTTTCTAAGTGACTGTATCACAAAGAATCCGTCCTATGATAAAGGCACTGGAACGCTTCGATGCGGCAATGAAATTCTTAAGTTTGAAGCCTGTGAAAATAAGACTCAGTATGTATAAACAGAAATGAAAAAAGCTTTAAGTGCAATGTTTTTCCCGGTGGAATATCTTGTAAAATAAACATAAATGTGGTATACTTTTCTTTGTAATTTCTTTTAGAAAACATACATAAGGGAGGTTATTCACATGAAGTTTTTAAAGTGTAATCATTGCGGAAATATTGTTGCAGTCATTGAAGAAAAGGGCGGTACCATTACCTGCTGTAACGATGAGATGAAGGAGCTGGTTGCCAACACCACAGATGCAGCTACTGAGAAACATGTCCCTGTCATTGAGGTCAACGGGGAACACGTAACCGTTACGGTAGGATCTGTAGAACACCCCATGCTTCCGGAACACTTTATCGGCTGGATTGTCCTGGAGACAAAACAGGGAAATCAGAGAAAACTGTTAAGTCCAGGAGAAAAACCAGTTGCTAAGTTCATGCTTACAGAAGGCGATGAAGTAATTGCGGCCTACGAATACTGTAATCTCCATGGCTTATGGAAGGCAGAAGCATAAACAAAAAGAGTGAAAAGCTCACAGGCCATATGGTCCGTGAGCTTTTTTTAAGGGGCCTGGCCCATGGGGTTAAGGCAAATGGCTTAAGGCCACAGATAGGAGAAACAAGGACATGAATAAAAAAGAGACCAATGAAATAAAAAAGCTTTATACCCCAGCCAATTGTGCCATCAGCAGAATCTGCGGCTGCTATGTGGATGCAGAAAAAAATAAAAGGACTGAGCTTAAAGAAGCGTTCCTATCCCTTCCAGAGGAGGAGGCTTTTAAGTATTTTACTATTTTTAGAAGCGGTCTATCCGGTTCCATAGGAAAGAATCTGGTAAACATGGAGTTTCCTCTGTCAGCAGAAGAGGAGGGAGGAACCCAGAACTTTCTATTAAAGCTAAGGGACAGCCAGTTAAAGGATGACGCGCTGATTGAGGAATTTTACGATAAGCTCATCGCCAGCTATGATTACGGCGAAAATTACTACATAATCTTAATTCACTGTGCTTATGATATTCCGGCAAAATCCTCTGATGGACTGGAGATGTATGATGCCTCTGACTTTGTCTATGAGTTCATACAGTGCGCCGTATGTCCGGTAAAGCTTTCAAAAGCAGGTCTTTGCTATAATTCAGAAACCAATGTAATTGAGAACAGAAGCAGGGACTGGATTGTGGAGGCACCGGATACAGGCTTTATCTTCCCGGCATTTACAGACCGGAATACAGACATTCATGGACTGCTCTATTATTCCAAAAACCCGGAGCAGATGCCGGAACGGCTCATTGACGAGCTTTTAGGCTGCTTCATACCAATGTCAGCCAAGAGCCAGAAGGAGACATTTCAGGCAATCGTAGAGGAAACTCTGGGAGAAAATTGCGATTTTGAGACAGTAAAGAACATTCATGAAAGTCTGAATGAGATGTTAGAGGAGACAAAGGACGAACCAGTTCCCTTTACTCTGGACAAGTATCAGATGAAACGGCTTTTGGAGAACAATGGAGCCAGCGAGGAAAAGCTTTTGGAATTCGACCAGAGGTTTGAAGCCGACGAAGAAAAAAAGAATCCTGGTTTTATTGCTTCCAACGTAGTAAACACCAAAAGCTTTGAGATTAAGACAACGGATGTGAGCATTAAGGTGGCACCAGATAAGACTCATCTGGTGGAAAACCGCATGATCGATGGCCGTCCCTGTATCGTAATCGGGATCAGCGAGCATGTGGAAATCAATGGAATCACAGTGAGACCCATTGCAGCCCAGACACAAGCCTTAGAGGAAGATGTAGATTAATTCCTTTTAAAAAGTCTTTGAACGAGAAAGACAACGGTCTGGTCATAAACAAAGGCAGATACAGCAGATAGGGAGAGGACCAGGAAAAAGGCAAGTGGAATATTATCCGTAATGCCAATGAGATCCCGAACAACATAAAGCACTGCCCAGTGTACCATCAATATGGAATAGCTGTATCGAATCAAGAATTTCATAATCCGCCCTGGAGACGGAAGTTTGTTTTCCAGGGAACGGAGCAGCAGAAAGATGGAGCCGCCTAATAGTGTCATCATGGGTGCCCCATCTGCCTGTAAGATGGCGGTGTAGTCCGAGCGAATGAAAGTCACCAGAACAGTGCCTGCCAGTGAGACCGCTCCAAGCACATAGAATCGCTGTCTTTTTTGCCAGGAGGCCGGGTGTGCAAAATAATATCCCAGTAAAAACACCCCCAGCCAGGGGCTTATCATTAGAGATAAGTCAATGGGCAGGCCAAAGATTGGCAGATAAAGGGACACACAGCCCATGAGAAGAATGATTGCAGCAAGCCCATGAAGCATGGCATCTGGCAGGTTCTTTAACAGAATAGAAAAAAACGGTGCCAGCAGATACAGGGATAAGATCACATATATGACCCAAAGGTGAGGCGCCCAGTCTATGGGGCCAGCAGCCATATCCTTCCCAGCTATCATAAGGCCTCTTAATAATCCGGAGTTAGTATACCGGGTAGATAACAGAATGTAGATGAAGTAGTAGCAGACAAAAGGAATAGCCACCTGGGTAAAACGCTTGTAATAAAATTGCAATAAGGACCCCTCTGTTCTGTTTAAAATCAAAGCCCCGCTGTTCATAATAAACAGGGTATTGCATACAAGGAGAAGTGAAATAACCGCCTGTATAGCCAGATAGCCGATTCCCTCCCTTTCCATCTCTGAGGTTAAAGCATCCACACAATGAACCAGTATCACAAGGAGCGTAGCAAGTAACCGTATGTAATCAAGATATCGGATTCTTTTTTCACTTCCTTCTTTTCCGGCAAACAAACTTTTTATATAGCTTTTATCCTTTTTATAATTTTTCACGTGGAGAAAAAGGGATGTAATAAGAAAAAACAATATCATAAGCTGTAACTTTCCCATGTTCTTTTGTTCCTTTCCTGCTGTTTTCTTTGGGCAATCTGCATTATATCACAGAATCACTCCCTGAAACAAACCAAAACGCTTTGCGCATCATATTGGGCTATGCTATACTTTAAGAAAAAACGAAGAGGAAATAACAGTGGCAGACAGAACATTTGGCTGGGTACAGGAGGCTTATACCCTGGGAAATTTAAAGAATGTGGTATCCGTATTTGTGCCGGGATCCAGAATTAACCGGCTTCTTTGTACGGATAAAATTCCAAGGCTTATCTCCGAAAAGGATGGAAGGGATGATTTTATCCGTGAGCTTTCTGAGGAGATAATCTGTATCCCATATACCCATCTGAAGGGAAAGGGAACCCCCAGCGGGTTTACAAGAAGCAATGCACCCTGTTCCGGTATCATACAGGCCGTACTTCCAGGGCAGCGTAAGGAATATCAAAGTGACTGGCCGGCAGATTCCTTTTTAAGATGGGCAGTCAGTGTGGGATTCCTTTCCTACAGCAGAACACAGGATGCTTGTTCCATTACAGAACTGGGTCACCAGTATGCATTGGCTTTGGAAGGAAGTGAAGAAGAGGCAGAGGTCCTTAAAACAGCATTTTTATCCTATCCTCCTGTTTGCAGGGTTATGTCCTTATTAGGGGAAGAAGAGCATCTGACGAAATTTGAAATAGGTGCAAGACTTGGCTTTATCGGGGAAGCTGGTTTCACTTCCATCCCTCAGTACATGATATTAGAGGGACTTTTGGAAGCAGAAACAAAAGAGGAGAAGACAAAGCTTTTACAGGATACAGAAGGGACCAGTGATAAATACGTCCGCACCATTTGCAGCTGGCTCATACAGGTGGGCTGGATCAGTAAGGCAGCGAAGGAAGTGATCACAGGTACCGGCAGTAAGAGCTCATCTGCAATGATACCTCAGTCTTATAAGCTTACTCTAAAAGGAAGAACGGTAATAAAGCACATCACGGGCGTATCCAGGTTTGCCAGGATTCCCAAGCGGGTCATGTGGGACATGCTGGCGACGAAAGTGGCTGACCGGGACTACTTAAGAAACAGAAGAACCTATATTATAAAATACTTGGAAGGCAGCTATCGTTCCCCTGTACAGGTTAAGGAATATTTAGAGAGCAAAGGGCTGAAAGAAGAAATTGAGACCATTCTTGATGATATCAGAAGCTTTGAAAACATCGGCCTTCAGGTAAAAAAGTCAGGAGATACCTACCGGATCATGGATGAAATTGTGGGCTTAGAGCTTCCGGAAGACGGAGAATTTATGTTACCTGTTAAATCAGAAGTCTCTGTCTTTAAAGATTATCTAAGAACTCATTTGACTCATGTAGACCACAGATACTTAATTTTGGTGGATCTTGGTTTTGACGGAAGCTCAGACCGTGATTATGAGATGAAGACAGCGGAACTTTTTACAGCCGAACTTGGTTTCATGGGCGCAAGACTTGGGGATACCAGAAAGCCTGATGTGTGTGTGTACCACGGAGCCAATGGGCTTATCATTGATAACAAAGCATATGGAAAAGGTTACTCTCTTCCGATCAAGCAGGCGGATGAGATCTATCGGTATATTGAGGAAAACAAGGAGCGGGATGCCCGTTTAAATCCAAACCAGTGGTGGAAGGTCTTTGACGAGTCTGTGACTCATTTCCGGTTTGCATTTATCTCAGGTTCCTTCACCGGAGGCTTTAAGGACCGGATTGAACTTATTTCCATGCGGTCAGGAATCTGCGGAGCGGCAGTCAATTCCGTCAACCTGCTCTTAATGGCAGAGGAACTGAAATCAGGAAGGCTGGACTATGAGGAATGGTTCCAATATTTTGATTGCAACGATGAAATTTCCTTTCCAGTATCCCTTACATAGCCGTTTTTTTCAATAT
It encodes the following:
- a CDS encoding carbohydrate ABC transporter permease, which codes for MNEKKSMGQQIRRKWNNGDIPMWLMLFPTIFFIVVMSIYPFAWLIRYVFYDYNGFKAYFVGLANFKRMTTDAIYWKSVLHTFEYAFLKLLFVLPLSLVTAVLLQRKRFGSQLFQGIYFLPTVISSAVYSLIWYFIFATYNGVLNSFLQGAGLIQAPIDWLGSSKTAMIAVVIVAVWGAFGNYMILLISGLTGIPSDVYESAQIDGATGVQTFFKITLPMLGPVLKVVIMLAITTAFKDYESILVLTAGGPNNRTHVMFSYIFQMVFGTSRAAAQLQIGYGSVLSIISALIVGIVTILYLRFSKKMDDIS
- a CDS encoding desulfoferrodoxin family protein translates to MKFLKCNHCGNIVAVIEEKGGTITCCNDEMKELVANTTDAATEKHVPVIEVNGEHVTVTVGSVEHPMLPEHFIGWIVLETKQGNQRKLLSPGEKPVAKFMLTEGDEVIAAYEYCNLHGLWKAEA
- a CDS encoding carbohydrate ABC transporter permease, producing MAKERTGHSVESKKTKAVNGVIFLLLLLLAALTVYPVVYIGFGSFKLNSELVSGGLRLLPEKFILDNYTQAWEMANFSRYTVNSLFISFGVMAVSLIVSSMAGYVFSRKQFRLKSLIYNAMVMFMFINVGSAALRPLFELAVKLHMNKSLISIILISAGSGQATYVFLVHGFMNSVPKELDEAAKMDGCSFFGIYTRVILPVLKPALASVALLSFRGGWNEYILPLIFTMTNEKLRPLTVGVVALQNAGDGAAAWNILFAGSSIAIVPIVLVYIFASRQFMGGITAGAVKG
- a CDS encoding restriction endonuclease FokI C-terminal domain-containing protein, producing MADRTFGWVQEAYTLGNLKNVVSVFVPGSRINRLLCTDKIPRLISEKDGRDDFIRELSEEIICIPYTHLKGKGTPSGFTRSNAPCSGIIQAVLPGQRKEYQSDWPADSFLRWAVSVGFLSYSRTQDACSITELGHQYALALEGSEEEAEVLKTAFLSYPPVCRVMSLLGEEEHLTKFEIGARLGFIGEAGFTSIPQYMILEGLLEAETKEEKTKLLQDTEGTSDKYVRTICSWLIQVGWISKAAKEVITGTGSKSSSAMIPQSYKLTLKGRTVIKHITGVSRFARIPKRVMWDMLATKVADRDYLRNRRTYIIKYLEGSYRSPVQVKEYLESKGLKEEIETILDDIRSFENIGLQVKKSGDTYRIMDEIVGLELPEDGEFMLPVKSEVSVFKDYLRTHLTHVDHRYLILVDLGFDGSSDRDYEMKTAELFTAELGFMGARLGDTRKPDVCVYHGANGLIIDNKAYGKGYSLPIKQADEIYRYIEENKERDARLNPNQWWKVFDESVTHFRFAFISGSFTGGFKDRIELISMRSGICGAAVNSVNLLLMAEELKSGRLDYEEWFQYFDCNDEISFPVSLT
- a CDS encoding acyltransferase, whose translation is MGKLQLMILFFLITSLFLHVKNYKKDKSYIKSLFAGKEGSEKRIRYLDYIRLLATLLVILVHCVDALTSEMEREGIGYLAIQAVISLLLVCNTLFIMNSGALILNRTEGSLLQFYYKRFTQVAIPFVCYYFIYILLSTRYTNSGLLRGLMIAGKDMAAGPIDWAPHLWVIYVILSLYLLAPFFSILLKNLPDAMLHGLAAIILLMGCVSLYLPIFGLPIDLSLMISPWLGVFLLGYYFAHPASWQKRQRFYVLGAVSLAGTVLVTFIRSDYTAILQADGAPMMTLLGGSIFLLLRSLENKLPSPGRIMKFLIRYSYSILMVHWAVLYVVRDLIGITDNIPLAFFLVLSLSAVSAFVYDQTVVFLVQRLFKRN
- a CDS encoding DUF4317 domain-containing protein, which encodes MNKKETNEIKKLYTPANCAISRICGCYVDAEKNKRTELKEAFLSLPEEEAFKYFTIFRSGLSGSIGKNLVNMEFPLSAEEEGGTQNFLLKLRDSQLKDDALIEEFYDKLIASYDYGENYYIILIHCAYDIPAKSSDGLEMYDASDFVYEFIQCAVCPVKLSKAGLCYNSETNVIENRSRDWIVEAPDTGFIFPAFTDRNTDIHGLLYYSKNPEQMPERLIDELLGCFIPMSAKSQKETFQAIVEETLGENCDFETVKNIHESLNEMLEETKDEPVPFTLDKYQMKRLLENNGASEEKLLEFDQRFEADEEKKNPGFIASNVVNTKSFEIKTTDVSIKVAPDKTHLVENRMIDGRPCIVIGISEHVEINGITVRPIAAQTQALEEDVD